In Manis pentadactyla isolate mManPen7 chromosome 8, mManPen7.hap1, whole genome shotgun sequence, the following are encoded in one genomic region:
- the LOC130684668 gene encoding LOW QUALITY PROTEIN: scavenger receptor cysteine-rich domain-containing group B protein-like (The sequence of the model RefSeq protein was modified relative to this genomic sequence to represent the inferred CDS: inserted 1 base in 1 codon), with amino-acid sequence MTPESSPDLPIIRLVDGRSRCEGHTEVEHNGTWGXLCDPFGSHRWVCRRLDCGEGISALGNGHAGEGVGSILPGNVQCPSNATTLGQRRQLGLPFHNCGHREDAGVTCSGTRSWPSPEAAGAVNEAKRMEGGLGPIDSRRLLGHP; translated from the exons ATGACCCCTGAGTCCTCCCCAGACTTACCCATCATCAGGTTGGTGGATGGGAGGAGCCGCTGTGAAGGGCACACTGAGGTAGAACACAACGGCACGTGGG CGCTGTGTGACCCCTTTGGGTCACACCGCTGGGTGTGCCGGCGGCTGGACTGTGGGGAGGGCATCAGCGCCCTGGGGAATGGCCACGCAGGGGAGGGCGTGGGGAGCATCCTCCCGGGCAATGTGCAGTGCCCGAGCAATGCGACCACGCTAGGCCAGCGCCGGCAGCTGGGCCTGCCCTTCCACAACTGTGGCCACCGTGAGGACGCCGGGGTCACTTGCTCAGGTACCCGCTCTTGGCCTTCTCCTGAAGCTGCCGGCGCCGTGAACGAAGCAAAACGAATGGAAGGAGGCTTGGGTCCCATTGATTCCAGGAGGCTTCTGGGTCATCCTTAG